From a single Capsicum annuum cultivar UCD-10X-F1 chromosome 12, UCD10Xv1.1, whole genome shotgun sequence genomic region:
- the LOC107853156 gene encoding cold and drought-regulated protein CORA isoform X2, whose translation MKFNNNQIILLALLCASLFLASALLVDKTKANEGQLNVEKQGHGGGHHGGGGHGGGGHGGGGHGGGGHHGGGGHGGGGHGGGGHGGGHHGGGGHGK comes from the exons ATGAAGTTCAATAATAACCAAATTATTCTGCTAGCACTTTTATGTGCTTCACTTTTTCTTGCTTCAGCTCTACTAGTTGATAAGACTAAAG CAAATGAAGGCCAACTAAATGTTGAAAAACAAGGCCATGGAGGTGGCCATCATGGCGGTGGCGGTCACGGAGGTGGCGGTCATGGCGGTGGGGGCCATGGAGGTGGCGGCCATCATGGCGGTGGAGGCCACGGAGGTGGTGGTCATGGCGGCGGAGGCCACGGAGGTGGTCATCATGGTGGTGGAGGCCACGGAAAATGA
- the LOC107853156 gene encoding cold and drought-regulated protein CORA isoform X1, protein MKFNNNQIILLALLCASLFLASALLVDKTKAANEGQLNVEKQGHGGGHHGGGGHGGGGHGGGGHGGGGHHGGGGHGGGGHGGGGHGGGHHGGGGHGK, encoded by the exons ATGAAGTTCAATAATAACCAAATTATTCTGCTAGCACTTTTATGTGCTTCACTTTTTCTTGCTTCAGCTCTACTAGTTGATAAGACTAAAG CAGCAAATGAAGGCCAACTAAATGTTGAAAAACAAGGCCATGGAGGTGGCCATCATGGCGGTGGCGGTCACGGAGGTGGCGGTCATGGCGGTGGGGGCCATGGAGGTGGCGGCCATCATGGCGGTGGAGGCCACGGAGGTGGTGGTCATGGCGGCGGAGGCCACGGAGGTGGTCATCATGGTGGTGGAGGCCACGGAAAATGA